In Deltaproteobacteria bacterium HGW-Deltaproteobacteria-6, one genomic interval encodes:
- a CDS encoding ABC transporter ATP-binding protein — MLSVAGLSVSYDSIKAVDDISFAVARGEIVTLIGANGAGKSSILRAVSGLIPYTGSIAYAGKDLMNIAADQIVATGIAHVPEGRGIFGNLTVLENLKLACWQRRDKAKITADLEHVFELFPRLRERTKQLGGMLSGGEQQMLAVGRALMTDAPMVLLDEPSMGLSPVLVREIFKIIQEINGAGKTILLVEQNANMSLHIAHQGYVLETGRIVLSGTGKELTGNPRVKEAYLGG, encoded by the coding sequence CTGCTGTCTGTTGCCGGCTTGTCCGTCTCCTACGACAGCATCAAGGCCGTGGATGACATTTCCTTTGCTGTCGCGCGCGGAGAAATCGTTACACTGATCGGCGCGAACGGCGCGGGAAAATCTTCCATTCTGCGCGCCGTCTCAGGCCTGATTCCCTATACAGGCAGCATCGCGTATGCGGGAAAAGATTTGATGAACATCGCCGCCGATCAGATTGTCGCCACAGGCATTGCCCACGTGCCGGAAGGCCGCGGCATCTTCGGCAACCTGACAGTGCTGGAAAACCTGAAGCTCGCCTGCTGGCAGCGCAGGGACAAAGCCAAAATTACCGCCGACCTGGAACATGTCTTTGAATTGTTCCCCCGCCTGCGTGAACGAACAAAGCAGTTAGGCGGTATGCTTTCCGGCGGCGAACAGCAGATGCTGGCGGTGGGCCGCGCGCTCATGACCGATGCGCCAATGGTGCTGCTCGACGAACCCTCCATGGGCCTTTCCCCCGTATTGGTGCGCGAAATTTTCAAGATCATCCAGGAAATTAATGGGGCGGGAAAAACCATTCTGCTCGTCGAACAAAACGCCAATATGTCATTGCACATCGCGCACCAGGGTTATGTTCTGGAGACCGGCCGTATCGTCCTTTCCGGCACCGGCAAAGAACTGACGGGAAATCCAAGAGTGAAAGAGGCGTATTTGGGAGGTTAA
- the livG gene encoding high-affinity branched-chain amino acid ABC transporter ATP-binding protein LivG (Part of the ABC transporter complexes LivFGHMJ and LivFGHMK involved in the high-affinity transport of branched-chain amino acids; LivFGHMK is specific for the transport of leucine, while LivFGHMJ is a transporter for leucine, isoleucine, and valine), with protein MPLLELNKVTHRFEGLCAVSDFNLAVEPHELIGVIGPNGAGKTTVFNLITGVYRASEGSIKLEGKELVGLTPHQITFSGIARTFQNIRLFRELSVLDNVRIAHYGQITYTPAEALLHIGRFHAEEKRITNQALDLLAVFKLDEYANEKAKNLPYGLQRRLEIARALATEPRLLLLDEPAAGMNPNEIIQLMEFIRWIRQTFSVTIILIEHQMRLVMGICERLVVLDFGATIAQGLPAEIQVNPKVLEAYLGEEVVS; from the coding sequence ATGCCACTCCTTGAACTTAATAAAGTCACACATCGCTTCGAGGGGCTCTGCGCGGTGTCCGACTTCAACCTGGCTGTCGAACCGCATGAACTGATCGGCGTCATCGGCCCCAACGGCGCGGGGAAAACCACCGTGTTCAACCTGATCACCGGCGTCTATCGGGCAAGCGAGGGCAGTATCAAACTGGAGGGCAAAGAACTGGTGGGCCTGACGCCGCACCAGATCACTTTCTCAGGCATTGCCCGCACCTTCCAGAACATCCGGCTCTTCCGCGAACTCTCCGTGCTGGACAACGTCCGCATCGCGCATTACGGACAGATTACCTACACGCCCGCCGAGGCGCTTTTGCACATCGGCCGCTTCCACGCCGAGGAAAAACGCATCACCAATCAGGCGCTTGATCTGCTGGCTGTCTTCAAACTCGATGAATACGCCAATGAAAAAGCCAAAAACCTGCCTTACGGCTTGCAGAGGCGTCTGGAAATCGCCCGGGCGCTGGCGACCGAACCCAGGCTTTTGCTTCTCGACGAACCGGCGGCCGGCATGAACCCCAACGAAATTATCCAGCTGATGGAATTCATCCGCTGGATTCGTCAAACCTTTTCCGTCACCATCATTCTGATTGAACACCAGATGCGTCTGGTCATGGGCATTTGCGAACGCCTGGTGGTGCTGGACTTCGGCGCAACCATCGCGCAGGGACTGCCCGCCGAGATTCAGGTAAATCCCAAAGTCCTGGAAGCCTATCTGGGTGAGGAGGTTGTCTCATGA
- a CDS encoding GNAT family N-acetyltransferase — MEISVKNDCFRVNWQTVSETLKSVGMAYHEPEKHRKAFEASYTKVFLYDADKLVGFGRAISDGAYQAAVYDCAVAIEYQGKGIGRMIMENILSKLQDCNVILYASLGKEGFYEKLGFRKMKTGMAKFIKSKSMQERGFTE; from the coding sequence ATGGAAATCTCGGTTAAAAATGATTGTTTTAGGGTGAACTGGCAAACAGTATCGGAAACACTGAAGTCAGTCGGAATGGCCTACCATGAGCCTGAAAAGCACAGAAAAGCATTTGAAGCAAGTTACACAAAAGTTTTTTTGTATGACGCTGACAAATTAGTGGGCTTTGGTCGTGCTATTTCAGATGGCGCCTATCAGGCAGCAGTATATGACTGTGCTGTGGCTATAGAGTACCAGGGAAAAGGCATTGGTAGAATGATAATGGAAAACATTTTATCTAAACTGCAAGATTGTAATGTCATCTTATACGCCTCTCTTGGCAAGGAAGGTTTCTACGAAAAACTAGGTTTTCGAAAGATGAAAACTGGAATGGCAAAATTTATAAAAAGTAAATCAATGCAAGAACGGGGTTTCACAGAGTAA